From one Macaca nemestrina isolate mMacNem1 chromosome 5, mMacNem.hap1, whole genome shotgun sequence genomic stretch:
- the LOC105498632 gene encoding psoriasis susceptibility 1 candidate gene 2 protein: MEFLGCHCLEVPCMPEEGHAGEQDAWIPWGKGSAQERTKSQGELLVCGAGILPPNPVITALPNAWFAPILWLPIVARDEGGHLCDYGDAKHPDSAHPSFGGQYTAMMLNWKLLGILVLCLHARGISGSEDHPSHPPAEDREEAGSPTLPQGPPVPGDPWPGAPPLFEDPPPPRPSRPWRDLPETGVWPPEPPRTDPPQPPRPDDPWPAGPQPPEYPWPPAPEVDHRPQEEPDLDPPREEYR; this comes from the exons ATGGAATTTCTTGGATGTCATTGCTTGGAGGTCCCCTGCATGCCTGAAGAAGGACATGCTGGAGAGCAGGATGCCTGGATCCCATGGGGGAAGGGAAGTGCCCAGGAAAGAACGAAGTCCCAGGGGGAGCTTTTAGTGTGTGG CGCAGGCATCCTGCCTCCCAACCCTGTAATTACGGCGCTTCCCAACGCGTGGTTTGCTCCCATTCTTTGGCTTCCAATAGTTGCAAGGGATGAAGGTGGACATCTCTGTGATTACGGAGATGCCAA GCACCCAGACTCAGCCCACCCCAGCTTTGGGGGCCAGTACACAGCCATGATGCTCAACTGGAAGCTCCTTGGGATCCTGGTCCTTTGCCTGCATGCCAGAG GCATCTCAGGCAGCGAGGACCACCCCTCTCACCCACCCGCAGAGGACCGAGAGGAGGCAGGCTCCCCAACATTGCCTCAGGGCCCCCCAGTCCCCGGTGACCCTTGGCCAGGGGCACCCCCTCTCTTTGAAGACCCTCCGCCTCCCCGCCCCAGTCGTCCCTGGAGAGACCTGCCTGAAACTGGAGTCTGGCCCCCTGAACCGCCTAGAACGGATCCTCCTCAACCTCCCCGGCCTGATGACCCTTGGCCAGCGGGACCCCAGCCCCCAGAATACCCCTGGCCTCCTGCCCCTGAGGTGGACCACCGACCTCAGGAGGAGCCAGACCTGGACCCACCCCGTGAAGAGTACAGATAA